A window of the Alnus glutinosa chromosome 4, dhAlnGlut1.1, whole genome shotgun sequence genome harbors these coding sequences:
- the LOC133865553 gene encoding U-box domain-containing protein 5-like isoform X1: protein MENNGAEIVELTYYCTIKVHRLMCLELKKFIDRLSEIFSAIESARPRSTSGIQAFCSLQRTMDKAKALIQQCSESSKLYLVIIAERFVLRCEKIQNTLGLCLTQIQSMVPTLLAAKISGIVHDLRGAKFPLESAEEEAGKVVRALIQQEISVSNSVNNLELEAIQRAALKLKITSPSAVLLEKRSIRRLLDTVSGKDPPKQKILKYLFYLLRKYGEIIGQGWNASTLVQHDKSSYQSIDPEQHAENALDETRADDSGAPELPEEFKCPISMRLMYDPVIIASGKTFERFWIEKWFNEGNKTCPITHMKLDNVYVNPNSAMKSLISKWSSELGVTIPDPCLEASLASLSSLKSQSSNSIASFGSSMNNLCLQISNVSLRSSVTNYGSEMSDDKSDGSSGYRLSQMNAEPQRFHHSADCYDNMLASLSRLSELSWGSQCKTVGDVKDQLQDNNQSCPNEISNSCIKPLIKFLKDAWEPSDVKARRDGAEVLLAILNENSEMPSFDEDGIYVLASYLNSDITEEALAIMEVLSYQPHFKSMMVASGVLPAILKVLDTQNRALHRIALKILYNLSCNGEIGHHFVYLNCIPKLVPFLGDQKLARFCIKIMKNLCATKEVRIAIAETSSCISAIAKLLETGIEEEQEHAADFVLSLCRHEGAECFQLVLSETIIQSLAYFSLNGNYRVKAIASELLQILESIKDDGSECSIPKAGLDLDISRESVNHHKERKSSFKPFRFLGKKMSLHSIPSRQLHSKHRTRRT from the exons ATGGAGAACAATGGTGCTGAAATTGTGGAGCTTACATATTATTGTACCATTAAG GTTCATCGTTTGATGTGTCTAGAGCTCAAGAAATTTATTGATAGACTCTCAGAAATATTTTCAGCCATTGAGTCTGCCCGACCAAGAAGCACATCAGGAATACAGGCATTTTGCTCATTACAACGCACAATGGATAAAGCAAAAGCACTTATCCAGCAGTGCTCAGAGTCTAGTAAACTTTACCTG GTAATTATAGCAGAGCGTTTCGTTTTGAGATgtgaaaaaatacaaaacactttgGGGTTATGTTTGACTCAAATTCAAAGTATGGTACCAACATTGTTGGCTGCAAAG ATATCTGGCATTGTTCATGATCTTAGGGGTGCAAAGTTTCCCCTCGAATCCGCTGAAGAAGAGGCTGGGAAGGTTGTACGGGCACTGATTCAGCAAGAAATTTCTGTGTCTAATTCTGTGAATAATTTAGAACTTGAGGCTATTCAACGTGCAGCTTTGAAGCTGAAAATTACATCCCCTTCGGCTGTTTTGTTGGAGAAAAGATCTATTAGGAGGTTACTTGACACAGTCTCTGGCAAGGACCCTCCAAAGCAGAAAATCTTGAAGTacctcttttatcttttgaggAAGTATGGGGAAATAATTGGACAAGGCTGGAATGCTAGCACCCTTGTGCAGCATGATAAGTCATCCTATCAATCGATTGACCCTGAACAACATGCTGAAAATGCATTAGATGAGACTCGAGCTGATGACTCTGGTGCACCTGAACTTCCTGAGGAATTCAAATGCCCCATCTCTATGAGACTGATGTACGATCCAGTAATTATCGCTTCTGGGAAGACATTTGAACGATTTTGGATAGAGAAGTGGTTTAATGAGGGCAACAAGACATGCCCAATAACTCATATGAAGCTGGACAACGTGTACGTGAATCCAAACTCTGCAATGAAGAGCCTCATATCAAAATGGTCTTCCGAGCTGGGAGTTACTATTCCTGACCCTTGTTTAGAAGCAAGCCTTGCTTCCCTTTCCTCCCTGAAATCTCAATCTTCCAATTCCATTGCTAGCTTTGGTAGTTCTATGAATAACTTGTGCCTTCAAATTAGCAATGTGTCACTACGCTCTTCAGTAACCAATTACGGTTCAGAAATGTCAGATGACAAGAGTGATGGAAGCTCTGGTTATAGGCTCAGCCAGATGAATGCAGAGCCTCAAAGATTTCACCATTCTGCAGATTGTTATGACAATATGTTAGCCTCTCTTTCCAGACTTTCGGAACTTTCATGGGGATCCCAGTGCAAGACAGTGGGGGATGTGAAAGACCAACTGCAAGACAATAACCAATCATGTCCCAATGAAATTTCCAATAGTTGCATCAAACCATTGATTAAATTTTTGAAGGATGCATGGGAACCAAGTGATGTAAAAGCTCGGAGAGATGGAGCAGAGGTGCTGTTGGCAATTTTGAATGAAAACAG TGAAATGCCATCCTTTGATGAAGATGGGATTTATGTGTTGGCATCATATCTGAATTCTGATATTACTGAAGAAGCCCTTGCTATCATGGAAGTTTTGTCTTACCAACCCCATTTCAAGTCTATGATGGTGGCATCTGGTGTTCTTCCCGCCATTCTAAAAGTCCTTGATACCCAGAACAGGGCACTTCATAGAATTGCCTTGAAGATACTTTATAATTTGTCATGCAATGGTGAAATTGGACATCATTTTGTATATTTGAACTGCATTCCAAAGCTGGTTCCGTTTTTGGGTGATCAAAAACTCGCACGGTTTTGCATTAAGATTATGAAAAACTTATGCGCTACTAAGGAGGTCAGGATTGCAATTGCTGAAACTAGTTCATGTATTAGTGCCATTGCCAAACTACTTGAAACTGGAATAGAGGAGGAACAAGAGCATGCGGCAGATTTTGTTCTTTCCCTATGTCGACACGAGGGTGCTGAGTGTTTTCAACTGGTCCTGAGCGAGACCATCATACAATCTCTAGCCTATTTTTCTCTCAACGGGAATTACAGAGTGAAAGCGATTGCTTCTGAATTGCTCCAGATCTTGGAAAGTATCAAAGATGATGGTTCAGAATGTTCAATTCCTAAAGCTGGTTTGGACCTAGACATCTCACGTGAGTCTGTCAACCAccataaagaaagaaaatcatcTTTTAAGCCATTTCGGTTCCTTGGAAAGAAGATGTCACTGCATTCTATACCCAGCCGTCAGCTTCATTCAAAACACAGGACAAGGAGGACATGA
- the LOC133865553 gene encoding U-box domain-containing protein 5-like isoform X2, with protein sequence MCLELKKFIDRLSEIFSAIESARPRSTSGIQAFCSLQRTMDKAKALIQQCSESSKLYLVIIAERFVLRCEKIQNTLGLCLTQIQSMVPTLLAAKISGIVHDLRGAKFPLESAEEEAGKVVRALIQQEISVSNSVNNLELEAIQRAALKLKITSPSAVLLEKRSIRRLLDTVSGKDPPKQKILKYLFYLLRKYGEIIGQGWNASTLVQHDKSSYQSIDPEQHAENALDETRADDSGAPELPEEFKCPISMRLMYDPVIIASGKTFERFWIEKWFNEGNKTCPITHMKLDNVYVNPNSAMKSLISKWSSELGVTIPDPCLEASLASLSSLKSQSSNSIASFGSSMNNLCLQISNVSLRSSVTNYGSEMSDDKSDGSSGYRLSQMNAEPQRFHHSADCYDNMLASLSRLSELSWGSQCKTVGDVKDQLQDNNQSCPNEISNSCIKPLIKFLKDAWEPSDVKARRDGAEVLLAILNENSEMPSFDEDGIYVLASYLNSDITEEALAIMEVLSYQPHFKSMMVASGVLPAILKVLDTQNRALHRIALKILYNLSCNGEIGHHFVYLNCIPKLVPFLGDQKLARFCIKIMKNLCATKEVRIAIAETSSCISAIAKLLETGIEEEQEHAADFVLSLCRHEGAECFQLVLSETIIQSLAYFSLNGNYRVKAIASELLQILESIKDDGSECSIPKAGLDLDISRESVNHHKERKSSFKPFRFLGKKMSLHSIPSRQLHSKHRTRRT encoded by the exons ATGTGTCTAGAGCTCAAGAAATTTATTGATAGACTCTCAGAAATATTTTCAGCCATTGAGTCTGCCCGACCAAGAAGCACATCAGGAATACAGGCATTTTGCTCATTACAACGCACAATGGATAAAGCAAAAGCACTTATCCAGCAGTGCTCAGAGTCTAGTAAACTTTACCTG GTAATTATAGCAGAGCGTTTCGTTTTGAGATgtgaaaaaatacaaaacactttgGGGTTATGTTTGACTCAAATTCAAAGTATGGTACCAACATTGTTGGCTGCAAAG ATATCTGGCATTGTTCATGATCTTAGGGGTGCAAAGTTTCCCCTCGAATCCGCTGAAGAAGAGGCTGGGAAGGTTGTACGGGCACTGATTCAGCAAGAAATTTCTGTGTCTAATTCTGTGAATAATTTAGAACTTGAGGCTATTCAACGTGCAGCTTTGAAGCTGAAAATTACATCCCCTTCGGCTGTTTTGTTGGAGAAAAGATCTATTAGGAGGTTACTTGACACAGTCTCTGGCAAGGACCCTCCAAAGCAGAAAATCTTGAAGTacctcttttatcttttgaggAAGTATGGGGAAATAATTGGACAAGGCTGGAATGCTAGCACCCTTGTGCAGCATGATAAGTCATCCTATCAATCGATTGACCCTGAACAACATGCTGAAAATGCATTAGATGAGACTCGAGCTGATGACTCTGGTGCACCTGAACTTCCTGAGGAATTCAAATGCCCCATCTCTATGAGACTGATGTACGATCCAGTAATTATCGCTTCTGGGAAGACATTTGAACGATTTTGGATAGAGAAGTGGTTTAATGAGGGCAACAAGACATGCCCAATAACTCATATGAAGCTGGACAACGTGTACGTGAATCCAAACTCTGCAATGAAGAGCCTCATATCAAAATGGTCTTCCGAGCTGGGAGTTACTATTCCTGACCCTTGTTTAGAAGCAAGCCTTGCTTCCCTTTCCTCCCTGAAATCTCAATCTTCCAATTCCATTGCTAGCTTTGGTAGTTCTATGAATAACTTGTGCCTTCAAATTAGCAATGTGTCACTACGCTCTTCAGTAACCAATTACGGTTCAGAAATGTCAGATGACAAGAGTGATGGAAGCTCTGGTTATAGGCTCAGCCAGATGAATGCAGAGCCTCAAAGATTTCACCATTCTGCAGATTGTTATGACAATATGTTAGCCTCTCTTTCCAGACTTTCGGAACTTTCATGGGGATCCCAGTGCAAGACAGTGGGGGATGTGAAAGACCAACTGCAAGACAATAACCAATCATGTCCCAATGAAATTTCCAATAGTTGCATCAAACCATTGATTAAATTTTTGAAGGATGCATGGGAACCAAGTGATGTAAAAGCTCGGAGAGATGGAGCAGAGGTGCTGTTGGCAATTTTGAATGAAAACAG TGAAATGCCATCCTTTGATGAAGATGGGATTTATGTGTTGGCATCATATCTGAATTCTGATATTACTGAAGAAGCCCTTGCTATCATGGAAGTTTTGTCTTACCAACCCCATTTCAAGTCTATGATGGTGGCATCTGGTGTTCTTCCCGCCATTCTAAAAGTCCTTGATACCCAGAACAGGGCACTTCATAGAATTGCCTTGAAGATACTTTATAATTTGTCATGCAATGGTGAAATTGGACATCATTTTGTATATTTGAACTGCATTCCAAAGCTGGTTCCGTTTTTGGGTGATCAAAAACTCGCACGGTTTTGCATTAAGATTATGAAAAACTTATGCGCTACTAAGGAGGTCAGGATTGCAATTGCTGAAACTAGTTCATGTATTAGTGCCATTGCCAAACTACTTGAAACTGGAATAGAGGAGGAACAAGAGCATGCGGCAGATTTTGTTCTTTCCCTATGTCGACACGAGGGTGCTGAGTGTTTTCAACTGGTCCTGAGCGAGACCATCATACAATCTCTAGCCTATTTTTCTCTCAACGGGAATTACAGAGTGAAAGCGATTGCTTCTGAATTGCTCCAGATCTTGGAAAGTATCAAAGATGATGGTTCAGAATGTTCAATTCCTAAAGCTGGTTTGGACCTAGACATCTCACGTGAGTCTGTCAACCAccataaagaaagaaaatcatcTTTTAAGCCATTTCGGTTCCTTGGAAAGAAGATGTCACTGCATTCTATACCCAGCCGTCAGCTTCATTCAAAACACAGGACAAGGAGGACATGA